In the Candidatus Methylomirabilota bacterium genome, ACGGGGAGCTTGAGATAGAAGTCTTCGCTCTCGGCGCCATTGATCCGGTGGAGATCGTCGGCGTCCTTCCAGTCCTGAAGCGAGTCGTTGATGATATCCCGCGCCTGCTTGTCGAGGCCGGCCGCGCTCAACAGGCGATCCACCCGGTCCGGCGGCGCGCTGTTGAGATTGATGCGCGCCTCCTCGTCGGTGATCCGATACGAGAACTCCCCCGCGCCGAAGGCCACGCGCTGGCGGGGAAGCTTCGGGAGCTTCACGGGCAGGGCCGCGCCCACCGCTCCCCGCAGGAAGACAAGGGTGCCCCCTTCCTCCAGCGCCTGGATGTTGCCGGGGCCCAGGATCTCGCGGATGGCCTGCTGGATGGCCGCTTCGGCCAGGTGAGTGGCCAGCACGCTTTCCTTGTAGGAGCGGACCATGGAGGCCTCGAGGCGCATGGACACGGACAGCTCGGTGACGACGACACCCAGGAGGGCCAGCACGAGCATGACAGCCAGGAGGGCGAAGCCGCGCTCATTGGTCACGGCGTCGTCACCGGGAGCGCGATCACGAGCGGGGGATGCTCGACGCTGTGTCCGCCCCGCATCACGGTGAGGGTCACCTCGACGGCCGCGGGGAGCGATTTCTCGACGGCGCCATCCCAGCGATCGGCCCAGGCGCGATCGGACTCGCGAAGATAGCGGAACCGCGCCACGCTGACACTGCCATCCACGGCGGCGGGGGGCAGGCGCTCGAAGGCATCGTCATTCGGCAGTGGCTTCTGTCGGATGGCAAGCCCGGAGCCTGGCTCGAGCGAGAAGGTCACCGCCATGAAGGCGATGGGCGTGGCCGTGGGGAAGGGCGGGGCGGCCGTCACGAAGGCCACTCGCTCGCCCTCGCCCTCGAAGAGCAGTCGCGCCGGCTCCCGCGCCGTCCCCGGTCTCTGATACGGGTAGGTGGCGTTGAGCGTGGGCGTGAGGATCTGGGCCAGGCTTCGCGTGCGATCGAGGACTTCCGCACGCTCCTCTCCCCGTTGCCAGGCGGCCAGTCCCACGCGAAGTCCCGCAAACATCACGACGAGAAGCGTGGCCACGATGGTGAGGGCGATCACCACCTCGATCAAGGTGAAGCCCCGCCGGCTCGCTCGCGTCATGGGGTGGCCGCCGCGCCTTGAACAGTGCGAAGCGTGGCCACTTCGATCATACGCCGGTTGCCCCAGCGGACGGCTACGGAGAGGGCAAGCAACTGTGGCGACGGGCCGCTGCTTGGCGAAAGCTCGTCCAGCACGGCCATGACGCGCACGCGACGCTCCCAGGTGAACTGGCCCTCCTGCCCCGAATCCATCCCTTCGGCGGAGCCGTCCATGGCGCGCAGAAGGCGATCAGCGAGAGCAACGGCCTCCTGGTGATCGCTGGAGACCTTGAGCAGCCGGAGCCCCTGCGACGCCGTCTGGATGAGGGCGACCACGGCCACGCTCAGGATGACCATGGCGATCAGCACTTCGAGAAGCGTGAAGCCCGCCCGGTTTCGTCGGTTCATAGCTCGAGGCGCTGGGTAGAGACGCGTCCCGTCAACGCATCCAGAGTGATCAGATACCCTCGCCGCCCTGGCATCTCGACACGCAGACGCCCGCCGCTCGTCACGCCCTGGGGCAGGAAGGCGATGACGGGTGCCGACGGGGGATCGGCGGCAATGTGCACCCCGGTGGCCATTCGGCGCATCGAGCGCACCGCGTCACCCGTCCGCAGCTCGATGACGCCGTCTTCTCCCCTCACTCGTACCTCATAGCTGCGATTGTGGGTGATGGCCTGTTCTCGGGCGGCGCGCAAGAACGTCGCGACCCCCGCCGCCTCCGCCCGCGTGCGAAGCCCGTCGAGGCCGCGGGCGATGGAGGGCGCGGAGACGCCTATGGCCACGGCCATGACCAGGAGGGTCACGGCCAGCTCGATGAGCGTGAAGCCGCGCTTCACTTGACGGACCACGACGTGACGTCGGCGTTCTCACCATCGCCGCCGGGCGCGCCGTCGGCACCCAGGCTCCAGATGTCGAAATCGCCGTGATCGCCGGGGCAGCACTTGTACTGATAGGGCTTGCCCCAGGGATCGAGCGGCACCAGGTTCTTCTTCAGATACGGGCCGCTCCAGTCGGAGACATTCGGATTGCGGACG is a window encoding:
- a CDS encoding prepilin-type N-terminal cleavage/methylation domain-containing protein; the encoded protein is MTRASRRGFTLIEVVIALTIVATLLVVMFAGLRVGLAAWQRGEERAEVLDRTRSLAQILTPTLNATYPYQRPGTAREPARLLFEGEGERVAFVTAAPPFPTATPIAFMAVTFSLEPGSGLAIRQKPLPNDDAFERLPPAAVDGSVSVARFRYLRESDRAWADRWDGAVEKSLPAAVEVTLTVMRGGHSVEHPPLVIALPVTTP
- a CDS encoding type II secretion system protein, which codes for MNRRNRAGFTLLEVLIAMVILSVAVVALIQTASQGLRLLKVSSDHQEAVALADRLLRAMDGSAEGMDSGQEGQFTWERRVRVMAVLDELSPSSGPSPQLLALSVAVRWGNRRMIEVATLRTVQGAAATP
- a CDS encoding GspH/FimT family pseudopilin; the encoded protein is MKRGFTLIELAVTLLVMAVAIGVSAPSIARGLDGLRTRAEAAGVATFLRAAREQAITHNRSYEVRVRGEDGVIELRTGDAVRSMRRMATGVHIAADPPSAPVIAFLPQGVTSGGRLRVEMPGRRGYLITLDALTGRVSTQRLEL